TTCTACATCTGATAATCTGAGGTTCAATCGAGCTAATTCACCTTTGGAAAGGAAAATTTGATTGTTTGAGATATTTTCTATTAAATCGTTCTTGCCAAATGAGGTTTCAAGAAAGGATTCCAGTTTGGCCTCAAATTCATCCTGTTCAAAATAGCCTGCGTTGATTCCTTGATCCTGTAAATATGCTGGGTTGTTAACAGCACCATGGTCTGCAGTAAGAAAAACGGTATAATTACCAGCGCCGACTTTATCATCAAGGTTTTTTAAGAGCCTCTGAATATCAAGATCCAGACGTAAATAAGTATCTTCTATCTCTACAGAATTTACTCCGTATTGATGACCGATATAGTCTGTACTGGAATAACTTATCGCTAGAAAATCAGTATCAGCATTTTGTCCCATATTTTCTGCATCAATGGCCAAGATCGCTAGATCTGTCAAAATGCTGTTACCATAAGGAGTAGATTTTAATAAATCAAAATTTCTATTGGATTCTGCCAATTCTTTTAAATTGTAAGGAAATACGGCTTGATCTTTTCCACGAGGTGGTCGCTCGTAGTCATTTTGATCTGGACCGCTAGCCGTGTAAGAACCTATGGGATATAAAGTGTTCCACTCTTTCATGTAATCCTCGACGACATTTGATTCGTTGAATTCTTGCACCCACTCTGGTAAGGTATTTTGATAGAAATCACTTGTGATAAAATGACCTTCATCCCCTCCCGTGAACCAGTAAGCACCATCTGCGGCATGTCCAGCTGGAAGAATTGCACCTCGATCTTTTAAAGAGATTCCGATTACTTTTGCTCTTCCTTGAGTGTGCAACTCAAGTTCATCAGTTACTGTTGTCGACAATAATCTACGAGGTGACATCTTTCCATCATCAGAAAGCGTTCCTATAGGTTGCACTAGTTCATCTTCTGCATTGTAGATGTACTTCTTGATGTATTTGTCGTACCAATTGTTTCCTATAATTCCATGATTCATAGGAGATGTGCCGGTATAGATAGAAGCATGTCCCGGAGCGGTATAGGTAGGAATATAGTTGTAATGATTGTTCTTAGCATTGAAACCTTCACGCATCAATCGA
This genomic interval from Nonlabens spongiae contains the following:
- the pafA gene encoding alkaline phosphatase PafA is translated as MKSSSSLTLFFILIINLLSVSVVLSQNSKFVNLKNGVEGQEQKNAMMNSSAPKLVVGIVVDQMRYDYLTRFKSRFQRNGFNRLMREGFNAKNNHYNYIPTYTAPGHASIYTGTSPMNHGIIGNNWYDKYIKKYIYNAEDELVQPIGTLSDDGKMSPRRLLSTTVTDELELHTQGRAKVIGISLKDRGAILPAGHAADGAYWFTGGDEGHFITSDFYQNTLPEWVQEFNESNVVEDYMKEWNTLYPIGSYTASGPDQNDYERPPRGKDQAVFPYNLKELAESNRNFDLLKSTPYGNSILTDLAILAIDAENMGQNADTDFLAISYSSTDYIGHQYGVNSVEIEDTYLRLDLDIQRLLKNLDDKVGAGNYTVFLTADHGAVNNPAYLQDQGINAGYFEQDEFEAKLESFLETSFGKNDLIENISNNQIFLSKGELARLNLRLSDVEDALANYMIDLDLIDKVYTRHGLMSSSFQNGVGRLTQNGFHHKRSGDVIYHLEPAVIRYSRTGSTHGSPQSYDTHVPLLFFGKGINQGSTFERTEIIDIAPTISSLLGIAFPNAATGNPIPEVLKK